One part of the Eucalyptus grandis isolate ANBG69807.140 chromosome 10, ASM1654582v1, whole genome shotgun sequence genome encodes these proteins:
- the LOC104422599 gene encoding importin subunit alpha-1b: MEEFIVETLLSGDGGAQIQGTIELSKLGSKQRHKLADRGVIPPLISMLHSQDYGAMEASLFALLALAFGSERNKIQIVKGGAIPAMLNLLRSRSLVELTATAMLVLSSCAANKLPIASSGAIETLIAIISG; encoded by the exons aTGGAGGAATTTATTGTTGAGACCCTTttgagcggcgacggcggagcACAAATTCAGGGCACCATCGAGCTGAGCAAGCTCGGCAGCAAGCAGAGGCACAAGCTGGCCGACCGCGGCGTCATTCCTCCATTGATATCGATGCTTCACTCCCAAGACTACGGAGCCATGGAAGCTTCTCTTTTCGCTCTGCTCGCCCTCGCCTTCGGCAGCGAAAG GAACAAGATTCAGATTGTGAAAGGCGGAGCCATTCCGGCAATGCTGAATCTCCTCCGGAGCCGGTCGCTGGTCGAATTGACGGCGACGGCCATGTTGGTCCTCTCCTCTTGCGCCGCCAACAAGCTGCCCATCGCGTCCTCCGGCGCCATCGAAACGCTAATCGCGATCATCTCCGGCTAA